From Zavarzinella sp., one genomic window encodes:
- a CDS encoding aldo/keto reductase — protein sequence MNYRKLGRTQWDVSDIGYGMWGLAGWADRNDVETRQSLQLAVDMGCNFFDTALAYGDGLSEKFLGELLRANPEKNLIIATKIPPKNRIWPSQRGFAIADVFPDDYIKSSVETSLTNLGADSLDLIQFHVWEDDWHREVGWQRTMESLKTQGLVRAVGISLNRWEPTNVLKTLETGLIDAVQVIYNIFDQNPEDELFPYCVANNIGVIARVPFDEGTLTGNLTKNSTWPAGDWRNTYFVPENLHASVDRAEQLRPLIPQGMTMAEMALRFILSNPAISTIIPGMRKNSHVLSNIACSDAGGLPDELLTQLKAHRWDRTPTSWSQ from the coding sequence ATGAATTATCGAAAACTAGGCCGCACACAGTGGGATGTCAGTGATATTGGTTACGGCATGTGGGGGCTGGCAGGCTGGGCGGATCGGAACGACGTGGAAACTCGACAATCACTGCAACTGGCAGTCGACATGGGCTGCAATTTTTTTGATACCGCACTGGCCTATGGCGACGGACTCAGCGAGAAGTTCCTGGGGGAATTGCTTCGGGCAAACCCTGAAAAAAACCTCATAATCGCCACCAAAATTCCTCCAAAAAACCGAATCTGGCCATCCCAGCGTGGGTTTGCGATCGCAGATGTCTTTCCCGATGACTACATCAAAAGCAGCGTGGAAACTTCGTTAACCAATCTGGGAGCGGATTCGCTGGACTTGATCCAGTTTCACGTATGGGAAGACGACTGGCATCGGGAAGTTGGCTGGCAACGCACCATGGAATCGCTGAAAACACAAGGTCTGGTGCGTGCTGTGGGTATCAGTTTGAATCGCTGGGAGCCCACGAACGTACTCAAAACATTGGAAACCGGCCTTATCGATGCAGTTCAGGTGATTTACAACATTTTCGACCAGAATCCGGAAGATGAACTCTTTCCTTATTGTGTTGCGAACAACATTGGCGTGATAGCAAGGGTGCCGTTTGATGAAGGTACATTGACAGGCAATTTGACCAAAAACAGCACATGGCCTGCAGGTGACTGGCGAAACACCTATTTTGTACCCGAAAATCTGCACGCGAGCGTGGATCGTGCAGAACAACTTCGCCCACTGATCCCTCAGGGAATGACGATGGCCGAAATGGCGTTGCGGTTTATCCTTTCGAATCCCGCTATCAGCACGATCATTCCAGGTATGAGAAAAAATTCACATGTGTTGAGCAACATCGCCTGCAGTGATGCCGGTGGGCTACCAGACGAATTACTGACACAATTGAAAGCTCATCGCTGGGACCGCACACCCACATCGTGGTCGCAGTGA
- the argS gene encoding arginine--tRNA ligase, which produces MQLIAEIQGVFRPILEQLFPEQNISELLQLIRPAQQAAHGDYQANCAMPLGKKVGRNPREIANEIVAALPTTGIIQSAEVAGAGFINLTISPQWLSTTLTALANDDRLGISQPEKPRKVVIDYSSPNVAKPLHVGHLRSSIIGDAITRLLRFLGHHVVTDNHLGDWGTQFGMLIYGYRNFLDPAGYKENPVAELARLYKLVRKKIKEEGGQEDEGGPTSTPIADTCRLETAKLHGGDAANMQLWQEFMPHCLAEIHATYKMLGMLPFDHEFGESYYNEMLPGIVQEMLAKNLAQESQGAVVIPNAKGIYPTTPEELTTEEPPALIRKRDGAFTYTTTDLATIRYRQEKFTPDELLYVVDYRQALHFKTLFAHARRWGWDQTRLEHISFGAILGEDGKPLQTREGDPYPLNDLCGDASGKGLEKYHLNHKKRIEEGKEVPSLSKKEIFDIGVAVGIGAMKYADLSQNRTSNYKYSPAKMLATDGNTGSYMQYAYARCCGIFRKAGCHLEELTGARIVISEPQEKALALQLCKFEDVLQDCAKDFYLHSIASYLWDLAKAANVFYDQCEVLTAPTAEIRSSRLMLVELIGKTIKQALDILGIQTVEQM; this is translated from the coding sequence ATGCAACTGATTGCCGAAATCCAGGGCGTTTTTCGCCCGATTCTGGAACAATTATTTCCCGAACAGAACATTTCGGAATTATTGCAGTTGATTCGCCCCGCACAGCAGGCTGCTCACGGGGACTATCAGGCCAACTGCGCGATGCCATTGGGCAAAAAAGTGGGTCGCAATCCACGTGAAATCGCCAATGAAATTGTGGCTGCCCTGCCCACCACGGGGATCATTCAATCTGCTGAAGTGGCAGGAGCAGGCTTCATCAACCTGACTATTTCGCCACAATGGCTATCGACCACGCTGACCGCACTGGCAAATGATGACCGCTTAGGGATTTCGCAGCCTGAAAAACCCAGAAAGGTGGTGATTGATTACTCCAGCCCGAACGTCGCTAAACCGTTACACGTTGGGCACTTACGAAGCAGTATTATCGGCGACGCGATTACCCGCCTGCTGCGATTTCTGGGCCACCACGTGGTAACGGACAATCACCTGGGCGACTGGGGCACACAATTCGGCATGCTGATCTATGGCTATCGCAATTTTCTGGATCCTGCAGGCTATAAGGAAAACCCGGTGGCAGAACTGGCCAGGTTGTACAAACTGGTGCGAAAGAAGATTAAGGAAGAAGGCGGTCAGGAAGATGAAGGTGGGCCGACCTCGACACCGATTGCCGATACCTGTCGACTGGAAACAGCCAAACTGCATGGAGGGGATGCGGCGAACATGCAGTTGTGGCAGGAATTCATGCCCCACTGTCTGGCGGAAATCCATGCCACGTACAAGATGCTCGGAATGCTGCCGTTTGATCATGAATTTGGTGAAAGTTATTACAACGAAATGCTGCCCGGAATTGTGCAGGAAATGCTTGCGAAAAACCTGGCCCAGGAAAGCCAGGGTGCGGTGGTGATTCCGAATGCCAAAGGAATTTACCCCACCACACCAGAAGAATTAACAACCGAAGAGCCCCCTGCCCTGATCCGCAAACGGGACGGTGCGTTTACCTATACCACTACCGATCTTGCGACAATTCGCTATCGACAGGAAAAGTTCACCCCAGACGAACTGCTCTACGTGGTAGACTACAGACAGGCACTGCACTTCAAAACGCTGTTTGCCCACGCCCGTAGATGGGGCTGGGATCAAACACGGCTGGAACACATCAGTTTTGGGGCCATTCTGGGCGAAGACGGCAAACCACTGCAAACGCGGGAAGGCGACCCCTACCCGCTGAATGATCTGTGTGGAGATGCCAGTGGAAAGGGGTTGGAAAAATACCATCTAAACCACAAAAAGCGTATTGAAGAGGGCAAGGAAGTGCCTAGTCTCTCCAAAAAAGAGATCTTCGATATTGGGGTTGCAGTGGGCATCGGTGCGATGAAGTACGCCGATTTATCGCAAAACCGCACGTCAAACTACAAATATTCGCCAGCCAAGATGCTGGCGACCGATGGTAATACCGGCAGTTATATGCAGTATGCTTACGCACGTTGCTGTGGAATTTTCCGCAAAGCAGGCTGCCATCTGGAAGAACTGACCGGTGCTAGAATTGTGATTTCCGAACCCCAGGAAAAAGCACTGGCACTGCAACTTTGCAAGTTTGAAGATGTGTTGCAGGACTGCGCGAAAGATTTCTACCTTCACTCGATTGCGAGTTACTTGTGGGATCTGGCAAAAGCCGCCAATGTGTTTTACGACCAATGCGAAGTTCTGACCGCCCCCACTGCAGAAATTCGATCCAGCAGGTTAATGTTGGTAGAACTCATTGGGAAAACCATCAAGCAAGCACTGGATATTCTGGGAATCCAAACTGTGGAACAAATGTGA
- the tsaE gene encoding tRNA (adenosine(37)-N6)-threonylcarbamoyltransferase complex ATPase subunit type 1 TsaE: MSRFSQVLTCEEDTTNLAVLIGSYIVNPLLISLSGPLGAGKTFFTRGLAIGLGATNPHAVHSPTFTLIHEYPARLPIYHFDLYRLNTAEELLEIGAAEYWTSNGVSVVEWGNRFCEILPTNRWDVTLEPLSPSERLITIEPTGDRETALLTRIIEKWTV; encoded by the coding sequence ATGTCGCGTTTTTCTCAAGTTCTTACCTGCGAAGAAGATACAACGAATCTAGCTGTATTAATCGGATCTTATATAGTTAATCCGTTATTGATTAGTTTGTCTGGTCCGTTGGGTGCGGGAAAAACATTTTTCACTCGAGGGTTGGCAATCGGCTTGGGTGCCACCAATCCCCACGCGGTGCACAGCCCCACCTTTACGTTGATCCACGAATATCCCGCACGTTTGCCCATTTACCATTTTGATCTGTATCGGTTGAATACTGCTGAAGAACTTCTGGAGATTGGTGCGGCAGAATACTGGACTTCGAATGGTGTGTCTGTCGTTGAGTGGGGGAACCGTTTTTGCGAAATACTGCCCACGAATCGTTGGGATGTTACTTTGGAACCACTATCACCTTCGGAAAGATTGATTACTATCGAACCAACTGGAGATCGGGAAACCGCATTGCTGACACGAATTATAGAAAAGTGGACCGTTTAA
- a CDS encoding sigma-70 family RNA polymerase sigma factor — protein MASESEKLLIQQIRSGDEKAWKRLIDIFEGRLLAFAQRRLNNQSDSEDAVQEAFLGFYHSIHNFDDKKDLQNYLFSIIGYKVIDIQRKRCRDQKVNTSDSATIELEEHLDYRQRTVSSNARSNERRELEENAIKLALEKLIRSWKINSQLIRLKTMELLFVKGFGNKLVASQLNIPEQQVANIRFSALKQLSESLRNAKLSPDHFPELQQVPSE, from the coding sequence ATGGCCAGCGAATCAGAAAAACTGCTTATCCAACAGATCAGGTCTGGTGACGAAAAGGCCTGGAAAAGACTAATCGATATTTTTGAAGGTCGACTGCTTGCTTTTGCCCAGCGACGTCTCAATAATCAATCCGACTCTGAAGATGCGGTCCAGGAAGCATTCCTTGGCTTTTATCATTCGATCCACAACTTCGATGACAAAAAAGACCTTCAGAATTATCTTTTTTCCATCATTGGCTACAAAGTCATTGATATCCAGCGAAAAAGATGCCGCGATCAAAAAGTGAACACATCTGATTCAGCAACCATCGAACTGGAAGAGCATCTGGATTACCGCCAACGCACGGTCAGTAGTAACGCACGGAGCAATGAACGGCGGGAACTGGAAGAAAATGCCATTAAACTGGCGTTGGAAAAACTGATCCGTAGTTGGAAAATCAACAGCCAGTTGATCCGCCTGAAAACAATGGAACTGTTATTTGTAAAAGGATTTGGCAATAAGCTTGTTGCAAGCCAGTTAAACATTCCTGAACAGCAGGTTGCCAATATTCGTTTCAGTGCTTTGAAACAATTGAGTGAGTCGCTTCGCAATGCGAAGTTATCCCCAGATCATTTTCCTGAATTACAACAAGTCCCTTCAGAATGA
- a CDS encoding STM4014 family protein: MSSVVVWGHPGSPRIQSFATASVDFPTISYQLIPWIDLLQDGPIHEIYREPVWVRLESAGRNANFQHRLLEMWHPEVPSFPTAKTSFRLAVQFHSAWAKFLESRTTSWSGNANIHWTAQPMEVLQLFDKYQCGDFMKAHSIPTPATFLMHDISVADFFQQLDSLGWKKAFLKWRFGSSAVGILFLELRHNQWHGWTTLRFHDNDWHNTRRLVAVSGSSLQETISVLLQSGAVLQEYFPKAFLNGQQFDLRLILIAGTIEFIVVRCSPHQITNIHLGGTKGDVGLIRKLIPKRLWLDACDMCEKIGCLYRSLVLGIDLAFDAAISRFTIFEVNAFGDHFPTLRNEQNRSVHQVILQWLATHPPGTRFGESE, encoded by the coding sequence ATGAGTAGTGTGGTTGTCTGGGGGCATCCCGGTAGTCCACGGATTCAGTCTTTTGCCACAGCATCAGTTGATTTTCCCACTATTTCTTATCAACTGATTCCTTGGATCGATCTTTTACAAGATGGTCCAATTCATGAGATCTATCGGGAACCAGTCTGGGTTAGGCTGGAATCCGCCGGCCGCAATGCTAATTTTCAACATCGCTTGCTGGAAATGTGGCATCCGGAAGTGCCGAGTTTTCCAACCGCCAAAACATCTTTCCGACTTGCAGTTCAGTTTCACTCGGCGTGGGCAAAATTTCTCGAATCGCGTACTACCTCCTGGAGTGGCAACGCAAATATTCACTGGACTGCACAACCCATGGAAGTGCTGCAACTTTTCGATAAATACCAGTGTGGTGATTTTATGAAAGCACACAGCATCCCAACTCCAGCTACCTTCTTGATGCACGACATCTCGGTGGCTGACTTTTTTCAACAACTCGACAGCCTGGGATGGAAAAAAGCATTCCTTAAATGGCGTTTTGGCTCATCCGCAGTTGGGATCCTGTTCCTGGAATTACGCCACAATCAGTGGCATGGGTGGACTACTCTTCGCTTCCACGATAATGACTGGCACAATACCCGTCGACTGGTTGCTGTTTCGGGTTCATCTTTGCAAGAAACAATAAGTGTTCTCCTGCAAAGTGGGGCAGTCCTGCAGGAGTATTTTCCAAAAGCATTTCTGAACGGTCAACAATTTGACTTACGGCTGATACTCATCGCCGGCACGATTGAGTTCATCGTGGTAAGATGCAGTCCCCACCAGATCACTAACATTCATCTTGGTGGGACCAAAGGCGATGTCGGTTTGATTCGAAAGCTGATTCCCAAACGCCTCTGGCTGGATGCCTGCGATATGTGCGAGAAGATTGGTTGCCTCTATCGATCACTTGTTCTCGGAATCGATCTGGCGTTTGATGCTGCGATCAGTCGATTCACAATCTTTGAAGTGAATGCGTTTGGCGACCATTTTCCAACCTTGCGAAACGAACAGAATCGGTCGGTGCATCAGGTAATTTTGCAATGGCTTGCCACCCACCCGCCGGGAACGCGATTCGGTGAATCAGAATAG
- a CDS encoding DUF1501 domain-containing protein, producing MSSWSHLPRRQFLIASAASIAGITQGRGEQQAKGGQAKSTILFFLCGGASHIDTWDMKPDAPEEYRGPFQPKATTAPEISLSEHLPLLAQQAHHLAIIRSINGKVNTNDHHAGYYYNLTGHVPDQTFLTLGNNRTPQSDDWPFMGSVVAARKSRKQGPGAITLPHKPSKAPYTRPGQFAAKLGKIHDPLYVMGNNEKPLEFTAPALMLSGDVSAARLQHRKELLQAIDRAKEELATSNSSTDPIQEQAFSLLISSRATKAFDLESEPEKLRNRYGNTVNAMSLLLARRLVEAEVPFITVFWKENQQIAKKCRSAGGWDTHGNNFNCLKEHLLPEFDQAFSALIGDLAEKGLLAQTTVLVTSEMGRKPKIGDPRSGGTYGAGRDHWTYCLSNILAGGGIRGGQTYGRSDAKAEFPADKPVTPANIVRTIYHTMGIDDMKIRDRFDRPLQLVDDAPPLKELF from the coding sequence ATGAGTTCCTGGTCTCACCTCCCACGCCGGCAGTTTCTGATCGCCAGTGCAGCAAGTATTGCCGGAATCACACAGGGACGGGGAGAACAGCAGGCCAAAGGCGGCCAGGCAAAATCAACAATTCTGTTCTTTCTGTGCGGTGGGGCATCCCACATAGATACCTGGGATATGAAACCGGATGCACCAGAAGAATACCGTGGGCCTTTTCAACCGAAAGCAACCACAGCACCAGAAATCAGCCTGAGTGAGCATCTTCCATTGCTGGCACAACAGGCCCACCATCTGGCAATAATTCGGTCGATCAATGGGAAAGTCAACACTAACGATCACCACGCAGGCTATTACTACAACCTGACAGGACACGTTCCTGATCAAACGTTTCTCACGTTGGGAAACAATCGCACACCACAATCGGATGACTGGCCGTTTATGGGATCAGTGGTTGCTGCAAGAAAAAGCAGAAAACAAGGTCCTGGGGCAATCACGTTACCCCACAAGCCAAGCAAAGCGCCTTACACACGGCCGGGGCAATTCGCTGCAAAGCTGGGCAAAATCCACGATCCACTGTACGTGATGGGAAATAATGAGAAACCATTAGAATTTACCGCACCTGCACTGATGTTGTCTGGTGATGTCAGTGCAGCGCGTTTGCAGCACCGCAAAGAATTGTTGCAGGCAATTGATCGTGCAAAAGAGGAATTGGCTACCAGCAATTCCAGCACTGACCCAATTCAAGAACAGGCATTTTCATTGTTGATATCCTCGAGAGCAACCAAAGCATTTGATCTGGAGTCAGAGCCGGAAAAATTACGCAATCGCTATGGCAACACAGTTAATGCGATGAGCCTGTTGCTGGCACGCCGGCTTGTAGAAGCAGAAGTGCCATTTATCACTGTGTTTTGGAAAGAAAATCAACAGATTGCCAAAAAATGTCGCAGTGCAGGGGGTTGGGATACCCACGGTAACAATTTTAATTGCCTGAAAGAGCATTTGTTGCCGGAATTCGACCAGGCATTTTCTGCATTGATCGGCGATCTGGCAGAAAAAGGGTTACTGGCACAGACGACGGTGCTGGTAACCAGTGAAATGGGTAGAAAACCGAAGATCGGCGATCCCAGATCAGGTGGGACATATGGTGCAGGACGCGACCACTGGACCTATTGCCTCAGCAACATACTGGCTGGTGGGGGAATCCGCGGCGGGCAGACATATGGTCGCAGTGATGCCAAAGCAGAGTTTCCTGCAGACAAACCAGTAACACCTGCCAATATAGTGCGTACCATCTACCACACCATGGGTATTGATGATATGAAGATACGTGATCGATTTGATCGCCCGTTACAGTTAGTGGATGATGCCCCTCCGTTGAAAGAACTATTCTGA
- a CDS encoding cation:proton antiporter, translating into MHDYDFILTLAGALTVALAFGYLSQLLRLSPIVGYLVAGIVVGPHTPGFDADQELAEQMAEVGVILLMFGVGMHFKLSELLAVRRIAVPGALIQGTVITLVTMMIVRSFGWSFAASLVFGMSICVASTVVLTRVLTDANQLHTSVGHIAIGWLIVQDILAVLALVLLPEFFGKETLSAWKVPTVVGIAALKMGGLTVAVLIIGGKVVPWLLKNVAATKSRELFTLTILVVALGIAVGSSMFFGVSMALGAFLAGMVVGRSDFSVRAATEALPMRDAFAVLFFVSVGMLFDPALLWKKPLLLACLVGIILFVTPTLVFLVVLVRGYPVRTAIGLALAMTEIGEFSFILGGLGKKLGILDEQAIQLFVAIAIITISLNPMIYRLEEPLARWAARKPRLWQRLNRCLQTVDEKSLQETKIENPLFLAVIIGYGPVGRTLTRLLQENKVEVSIVELNIDTVRFLKREGIRAVYGDATHPDTLKEAGIEEAGSLILSSSGMQGSAETIRIAREMNPDIRILARSGYVRELTSLRKAGAENVFSGEGEVALALTEAILLCIGATPEQIDRERERVRAELIG; encoded by the coding sequence ATGCACGACTACGACTTTATATTAACCCTGGCCGGTGCTCTGACCGTGGCACTGGCATTTGGTTATCTATCGCAACTATTGCGACTATCACCAATTGTCGGTTATCTGGTCGCAGGTATTGTGGTTGGCCCACACACACCCGGATTTGATGCCGACCAGGAATTGGCAGAACAGATGGCCGAAGTGGGAGTGATCCTGCTGATGTTCGGAGTAGGAATGCACTTCAAGCTCAGCGAACTGCTCGCAGTCAGGCGGATTGCTGTTCCAGGTGCATTGATTCAAGGCACAGTCATTACATTGGTAACCATGATGATTGTGCGAAGCTTTGGCTGGTCGTTTGCGGCAAGCCTGGTATTCGGCATGTCGATCTGTGTGGCCAGCACGGTTGTTCTGACGCGGGTGCTGACCGATGCCAATCAACTGCACACATCAGTGGGTCATATTGCCATTGGCTGGTTGATAGTACAGGACATTCTTGCGGTGTTGGCGCTGGTCTTATTGCCTGAATTTTTCGGCAAAGAAACATTGAGTGCCTGGAAAGTGCCCACCGTGGTAGGAATTGCCGCACTGAAAATGGGCGGTTTAACAGTGGCTGTATTAATTATTGGTGGGAAAGTTGTTCCGTGGCTGTTGAAGAATGTTGCAGCAACCAAATCACGCGAACTATTTACGCTGACCATTCTGGTTGTGGCATTGGGAATTGCTGTCGGATCAAGTATGTTTTTCGGTGTATCAATGGCACTGGGCGCATTTCTGGCAGGAATGGTTGTGGGGCGATCCGATTTCAGCGTGCGTGCCGCTACCGAGGCACTTCCGATGCGAGATGCCTTTGCAGTGCTGTTTTTCGTGTCAGTGGGTATGTTGTTTGATCCCGCCCTGTTATGGAAAAAGCCGCTCTTATTGGCATGTCTTGTAGGGATAATTCTGTTCGTTACTCCCACACTGGTTTTTCTGGTAGTGCTGGTAAGAGGCTATCCTGTACGCACCGCGATCGGACTTGCTTTGGCAATGACAGAAATTGGAGAGTTTTCATTTATCCTGGGAGGGTTAGGGAAAAAACTGGGTATTCTCGACGAGCAGGCAATTCAATTATTTGTGGCCATTGCGATCATCACCATTTCGTTAAATCCAATGATTTATCGATTGGAAGAGCCACTGGCACGCTGGGCTGCACGTAAACCTCGCTTATGGCAACGATTGAACCGCTGTTTGCAAACAGTTGATGAAAAATCGTTACAGGAAACGAAAATCGAAAACCCACTGTTTCTCGCAGTCATTATAGGCTATGGTCCTGTTGGTCGCACATTAACGAGGTTGCTACAGGAAAACAAAGTAGAAGTATCGATCGTTGAGCTGAATATTGATACGGTACGATTTTTGAAAAGAGAAGGTATCCGGGCAGTGTATGGCGATGCCACCCACCCGGATACGTTGAAAGAGGCAGGAATTGAAGAAGCAGGCAGCTTGATTTTAAGTTCTTCAGGCATGCAGGGGAGTGCAGAGACAATCCGAATTGCACGAGAGATGAATCCCGATATTCGAATCCTGGCACGTTCCGGATATGTGCGGGAACTGACATCGTTAAGAAAAGCAGGAGCAGAAAATGTGTTTTCTGGTGAAGGTGAGGTAGCATTGGCATTAACGGAAGCAATTTTGCTATGTATTGGTGCGACCCCAGAACAGATCGATCGGGAACGGGAACGTGTGCGAGCAGAATTAATTGGTTAA
- a CDS encoding DNA polymerase, producing the protein MSVQSMVHYLFVDMNSYFASVEQQLNPELRGKPIAVSPVGADSTACIAASYEAKRYGVKTGTMIGDAKRLCPGLIVIAARPQVYVQMHHQIVDAVGSVLPVSHVMSVDEMMCKLWGDHRPVEAALALAGRVKEAIYRQAGEYMHCSIGLATNRLLAKVAGDMKKPNGLTVIRKEDLPDKLLPLQIDDIPGIGMRMKRRLNAAGVFSMNDLLRQPAAQLGRIWGSKFLGSIFWHRLRGVEIVDTATHRRSLGHSRVLEPQLRNPGDARAVMIRLIHKAAARLRHIGYYARSIQLNVSYTDRSRWKERIRINELQDTLSLLRRTMAMWDQHDHADPKKIGVVFGDLIAEANVPQSLFEEQNKLILLAKAMDRVNECFGRHMVHFGGMFGLRERVSTRIAFGTVPDLSFSDC; encoded by the coding sequence ATGAGCGTTCAGTCAATGGTCCACTACCTGTTCGTGGACATGAATTCGTATTTTGCTTCGGTGGAACAACAACTAAACCCGGAATTACGTGGGAAACCGATTGCGGTAAGCCCCGTGGGTGCCGACAGCACAGCTTGTATTGCTGCCAGTTACGAAGCGAAACGGTATGGTGTGAAAACTGGCACCATGATTGGCGATGCCAAACGATTATGCCCAGGGCTGATTGTGATTGCTGCACGCCCGCAGGTGTACGTGCAGATGCACCACCAAATTGTGGATGCTGTTGGTTCTGTGCTGCCGGTCAGCCATGTGATGTCAGTTGATGAAATGATGTGCAAACTCTGGGGCGACCACCGACCTGTCGAGGCCGCACTGGCACTTGCAGGACGGGTAAAGGAGGCAATTTATCGTCAGGCAGGCGAATACATGCACTGTTCTATTGGCCTGGCCACGAACCGGTTGTTAGCCAAAGTGGCTGGCGATATGAAGAAGCCAAACGGTTTGACCGTAATTCGCAAGGAGGATTTACCGGACAAATTGCTGCCGCTGCAGATCGACGATATTCCTGGCATTGGGATGCGAATGAAACGCCGCCTGAATGCAGCAGGTGTCTTCAGCATGAACGATCTGCTTCGCCAGCCTGCTGCCCAGCTGGGGCGGATCTGGGGCAGTAAATTCCTGGGATCGATCTTCTGGCACCGCTTACGTGGTGTGGAAATCGTTGATACTGCAACGCACCGCCGTTCCCTGGGGCATTCGCGGGTGCTGGAGCCACAACTGCGGAATCCCGGCGATGCACGGGCAGTGATGATTCGGTTGATCCACAAAGCAGCCGCACGGTTGCGTCATATTGGTTATTACGCACGCTCCATTCAATTGAACGTATCATACACCGATCGCAGTCGTTGGAAGGAAAGGATTCGGATTAATGAGTTACAGGATACTTTGTCGCTGTTGCGACGCACCATGGCCATGTGGGATCAGCACGACCACGCGGATCCCAAAAAGATTGGGGTGGTATTTGGCGATCTGATTGCGGAAGCCAATGTCCCGCAGTCATTGTTTGAAGAACAGAACAAACTGATCTTGCTGGCGAAGGCAATGGATCGTGTCAATGAATGTTTTGGCAGGCATATGGTTCATTTTGGCGGCATGTTTGGTTTGCGGGAACGGGTAAGTACGCGAATTGCCTTTGGTACTGTGCCTGACCTGAGTTTTTCGGATTGTTGA
- a CDS encoding DUF6677 family protein: MVTPVTTVPLPPRKLDFLSGVYSFFIPGLGQILQGRIGKGVLFLVCIYGLFFYGMALGEWKNVYLPNYHRDETGPSKVIADLKSRYQFIPQFFMGAAVWPSLYQYLAYDPADNANPPLSGWMREPTVDFINDHQRNADKRWDLGWVYTVIAGVLNILVIYDAVAGAAFRRVSESTNTQPTPPSPQVKS, encoded by the coding sequence ATGGTAACACCTGTAACTACGGTCCCATTACCACCTCGGAAACTCGATTTCCTTAGTGGTGTTTACAGTTTCTTCATTCCTGGTTTGGGACAGATTCTGCAGGGCCGTATTGGCAAAGGTGTCCTTTTCCTCGTCTGCATCTATGGGCTGTTCTTTTACGGGATGGCGCTCGGCGAATGGAAGAACGTTTATTTGCCTAACTACCACCGTGATGAAACCGGACCATCGAAAGTGATTGCCGATTTGAAGTCCCGCTACCAGTTTATCCCCCAGTTCTTTATGGGTGCGGCTGTCTGGCCTTCTCTTTACCAATATCTTGCCTACGATCCTGCTGATAACGCAAACCCGCCCCTCAGTGGCTGGATGCGGGAGCCTACCGTTGATTTCATCAACGACCACCAGCGTAACGCTGATAAACGCTGGGATCTTGGCTGGGTCTACACGGTGATCGCCGGGGTATTGAATATCCTGGTGATTTACGATGCCGTTGCTGGTGCGGCTTTTCGTCGCGTCTCTGAATCGACCAATACGCAACCAACCCCACCATCCCCACAGGTGAAATCATGA
- a CDS encoding CrcB family protein codes for MVSTSASLLLIAFGGSLGALSRYAVIHGFRIWFPQVTFPWHTLLVNIVGSFLLGIIIVLAKGKPIHFFLGIGFCGSLTTFSTFAVEISERVLAHNYLSAGTYLCTSCLLCVAVAVAGMVFAQSLR; via the coding sequence ATGGTTTCCACAAGTGCCTCCCTCTTACTCATCGCTTTCGGTGGCAGCCTCGGTGCATTGTCCCGCTATGCGGTCATTCACGGATTTCGCATCTGGTTCCCACAGGTTACTTTTCCGTGGCATACCTTGCTGGTGAATATTGTGGGTTCCTTTCTACTGGGGATCATTATCGTCCTTGCGAAAGGGAAGCCGATTCACTTTTTCCTGGGAATCGGTTTTTGTGGTAGTCTAACCACATTTTCCACATTTGCGGTTGAGATCAGCGAGCGGGTGCTTGCCCACAATTATCTTTCTGCTGGCACTTATCTCTGCACATCCTGTCTGCTGTGCGTGGCGGTTGCCGTGGCTGGGATGGTGTTCGCCCAGTCACTGCGGTAA